The genomic interval CTCGTCAACTTCTTGAGAAGATCTCCACTTCGCTGCTGAGAGCCTCCAGAAAGGGTACCCTCAGGCGAGTAGTGATCTCCCTCCAGAGTCACACAATGAGCACGAATCTGGGGATGGTAAGCACACTTCTTTGCGGTCTCGGTatctacacacacaagagTGCCGCCAAAAACATAAGCCATGGCCTTAGCAACCTCATCGGAGTATCCAACTAGCTCTAGGGCACGTCCAACCCGGCCGGGGGCCACCTGCTGGGCCACGGCGAGTCGCTCCGCAGAAATTAGACCTTCGGCAGCAATTTTATTCAGAGGAATCATGGTGACTCGTCGCTTGAGTCGGCCCCGCTGTAGCAGCTCCTTACCGGTGATCTCattgtcaacaacaacgttGAACAGCTtgcctccagcagcaacctgCAGAGCAATGCACTTGTCCATGTTCTCATCTCCAATGGTCAGCAGTTCGGCCACGAAACCCTTGACGGATGAAGCAGAGAAGTTGGCATGAGGACGAGCGTAGGTGAACTCGGAGAACGACGCTTGACGCTTCTCGGAGTCAATTCGAGCAGAAAGAGCATCGATTCGCGACATGCACTCGCGCTCCTTTCCGGTCCAGTCCTCGTCGGCTCCGGGAACAGCCATAAGACGCTCCACTTCAGCTTCCAGAGCTCCTTTGGCTTCTCGCAGACCAGCCAGCTTGTCGAGCACGctctggttctggctctcaGCCTTGGCGACCTTGGGAGCGTCTCTTTTGAGAGCCTCTGTCAGATGTGAGATTCGCATCTGAGCACGATCAATTGCCACACGAGAATCATTGGCCTGTTCACGTGCCTCAGCAAGTTGGCGCTGGTAGCCAGACTCCTTACCGGCCGAAGATGCGATACCGGTCTGAAGCGACTGTAGCAGTTCACGCTTGGACTCGAGAGCCTTGGTCATGGAGTCAAGACGCTGTGTTTGAGCGTCCAGTTCTCTCTGGCTAGCGTCAACTTCGGCCTGGCgcttctggagctcctcGGTTCGATCAGTAGCCTCAAGACTGGCTAGTGAATCTTCTTCCTCGGTAAGCTGGGACCGTTTCAGGTCGATTGTAGTGTTGAGACGCACCACTTCATGGGaggcagccttggcctgctTTTGAAGAACAGAAACATTCGTATCTTTAGACGCCTCGGCTGCCTGACGAGCCTTGACCTCGGCAATGTCCTGCTCGAGCACGCCCATCTCGTGTGTGTTCTGCTCCACTGCTAGGGCCTTTGCTTCCTTCTCGGCAACAATCGCTTCAATAGCGGCGGTCATCTCCTGAGCACCCTGGGTCAACATGATGTAGTCATGTGCCACAATGAGCTTGATAGCCCGCTCGAGGTCGGACTGGGTGTGTTGGTACTCGAGGAACGACTTCTTTTCCTGTCGCAGCTTATCCAACTTGGGCTTaatttcctcctccaaaagCAATGCACTTTCCTGGCGCCGGGCATCCTTCTTCGCCATagtcttgagagccttctcctttcgATCCTCGTACATTCGAGTTCCAGCGGCCTCCTCGATGAGAGCCAGCACCTCGGCAGGCTTCATGTTCAGTACTTTGGTGATTCGACCCTGCATGATCAGAAAGTTGGGATTGTTGATATTGAGCTGGACCGATTGGAACAAATGCTGTAccgtctgctgctgcgcTCGGTGACCGTTGATCAGGTACTTGCTCGTGCCTCCAAGCACAATCTGACGGGTCACCGAGATCTGGGCGTACTTCTCGAACCCGATAGGACTAGTGGCGGTATCTGAGTTGTCGAAAACAATGGTGACACTTGCCTTGGTCACACCGGCCTGTCCTCGCTTGTAGATGAGATCCTGGAGGTTCTGAGCTCGAACAGTAGCCATGGTCGTGATACCTAGCACGAAACAAATGGCGTCCAGAATGTTGGACTTGCCACTACCGTTGAGACCGGTGATACAGTTGAACTGCGGGTCCCATCCGGAGATGACTGTACGCGTGGCGTACGACTTGAAGCCGTCGATTACGAGCTCTTCGACTTTCATTTAGGTGTTGAGAGGTGTGGTTTAGAAAAAGAACGTTAAGCGTGTTTCGTGTTTGGGACCTGTTGTCCCAGCAACGGTTAGAGTTTTGAGTGTTACACTTTAATTCGCCGCGAAAGCTACTCGTAAGTAGTTGAAGTACTGATTATAGGTGCGTTCTGTTACCAAAAACAATGGCTACacattacaagtagtcgGTTCCATTGCAGCAAAAAATGACAACcgagagattcgaactctcgcctccgaagagaccaggaTATTCGTTAAGGTGTTAGCCTTAACCTGGCGCCTTAgaccgctcggccaggttGCCCGAAATGTGCCAGATTCGGGTCCGTTTCTTATTCCAAAAGTGGttcgggtcacgtgattactgtactgtaatgaatctgtaatgaatcattagaataaaaataaaaaaccGTGTTTCACTAGAATAAACAAAATTCCTAGTTGATTTTCAGAACGTCTTACCAAGTGGCAAGTGTGTGTTCTATTGTTCTTTACTAAATGGCATGGAAAGTATCGCATCACTGCTGTATGATGGGCTCAGAGCTGTTCTCCTGAAGCTtgaggaaaaaaaacagaaaaggagaagaagaaaaaaatcattTGACGATGAAGATCGATGGGGCGTTGTTTTTGGAGCCCCTGTGGAGCTTCTTCTTtactttttatttttatttaacCAGGGGCCTGTGGGCAGGTGTTGGATGTTGTGCTTGTTTACCACATCTTGATTTGGAGTTGTATAGGATGTCTAACTCACGCGACAAGTACTTACACAATTGTGTGTGACAAGaaatatacagtacattttACACGTGTAAGTGCCCGATATTCATTCCTAACTACAGCAAGGGCGTAGAAACTCCTTAACACCAAAATCGAAcgccatttttttttattctaattACAAAAATCAAacgttttttttcttttctaATGATTCGTGACTAAGCAGAAAGCACAATGTTTGCCTAACGTTTTCAAAAATCGGAAGATTTTTCAGGCatcctggccgagcggttAAGGCGAGAGATTAGAAATCTCTTGGGGTTTCCCCGCGTAGGTTCGAATCCTGCGGACGTCGCCATTTTTTGTTGATCCTGAACAGATACGAACCGACACTTACTGTAACTCGTACCCTTAGAATAtgcgtactgtacttggatTCGTGTCCTCGAGTCATGTCTCAATCTCATTTTAAGTAGCTACGATTACTTATCTCGTCGCTCCATTTTTGAAATGCAATAATTATACAAGTAAACAGGAACAGTAAACAGATACTAGCGGAAACCTCCAAGAGTCTTTCTTCGCTTGGAACGCTTCTGAGACCCGCCCTGTGAACCGGAGGGGCCAGCAGATTGTCTTCTCGTGTCCTGAGAGGCAACACGAGCTAGCGACGAGCGATGGGAGCTGGACGGAGCCAAAGATGCTCGCTGCGAAGGAGCCTGGCTCGATAGAGACAGTGTGGGAATCGTGTTTCTGCTGGCAACAATCTGGGAAAGCAGCTCCTGCTGAGTAGGGGCCTTACGCTTATTCTTGCGCGTTCCAAATTCGACCCAATCATCGTAGTTGGTTTTGGGAGGCGCACCTATCACCCAGTCATCCAACATCTTTGTAATATGCACCGGAACGTCCTTTTCCTTTCCTCTGTCTTCTTTGGAGCGACGTACGCTACACGTCAGGTAGCAGAGCGTAGCTGCCAACCGACGACACATACGCTCAGTCTTGATGCGATACTCTATGAGGTACTTTCCAAGAAGAGGATTGCCCCGATCAGATGTGTCAGTCGAGGGAGTGACGTATACACTCATGAGTTCCTCGTACTTTTTCACTGGGTCCACATTTGGGAAGATCCGGACCGCAGAGGTGCTATAATGTTTCTGCAACTCGCCCAGCATCTCCCCAAACTCATCAATCGACGAAGGTGTGTCGTCAGCTCCCAATTGAGCTAGAGACGTTCTACCGCCAGGACAGCCTTCCTTGTGCCAGGTCTTGATGAGACCATCAAGCTTCCCAGCAATCTCAGACACACCAATGGGCTCTGGAAATGGTGGCGGTAGCATAAACTCGTCATAGCCTTCAAAACTGAACACTCTCACGTTTTGTTCTTTACCATTTTTGTACTGACCAGGAAACTTCCACACTGGGTCAGGTTTGTAGTCTTGAAATTTGGACGGTTCACTAGTGAGAAGCTTGCGAACTACACATCCATCAATGTCGCAATCGAACAGCATGTCAATAGCGCCTGGGAACTCAACCAGCAGGGTTGAATTGATAGGTGTTTGTGTAGACAGCATAATAGGGTAAGGGTCACAGGTCCATTCTAGCAGAAGTGGCTCTGCAGGGTTCTGGTATGCATATGTGTAGAATATCTTCTGAAGAGACAATTGAGAATGGACAATGGCAATTGACTTGCCTTCGACCAGGGACATGGAGAGCTTGATGGAGGCATCCTCACTCAGCAGGTTCATTGTTCGGGAGATCTGAAGAGGCGTATCTTTGTTAAGGTCAAAGATCATCATTCGCACCGCAGAAAGCACAACTAGCAAGTTAGGGTACTTGGGGTCTCTTTTCATGTCCATAATCACGTCGCCtgcatgctgctgttgaaaCAACTCGACAAAAGTCGGTTCAGCTCCCATATCCTCCTTGTTCATCGCATATAGCCGCAGTCCTTTCCTTGAAGCCAGGGCCATCTTCTTGCCTCCATCAAACAGCTTGATACTTTTCCAGTCACTAAGCACCTCAAAGCGTGGATCGTATCCCTGAGCAATAATTGGAGGATGAGCTTCCGGCTCTGTTCCCAACTGGTGTATTCGCCATGTTCCATCTGCAGTTGCTCCTGCGTATAGGTCGCCCTGAAGATCACAGTCCACGTACTTGTCGTCTCTGAGATCAAAGTAGGACGTGGAAACCATGCTTGTAAACAGCTCTTGGACATTAGCATTTAGGTCCACAACATGAGTAGCTCCTGTAGTTCGTACCAAAAGTCGCGTAGCAAGTTTACCCGTTCCCGCAGGGTTGTCAAACAGCACCTGGGTGATTTCGCGCTTGAAATCGTGCTGCTTGACATGATGTAGGCTTGGGAGTGACTTGTCAAACACATCACGGGTGGTGGCATACGCCGGATCAAGAGATGGGTCTTGAGGAGCAACGTTCTCTATGATCAGCTCATTCCCCTTGGCATGAGCCATAATTCTGAAAGTGGCGAAATTCGTGTCCTCGACATGCTCAGTATCTCCATGGTTCCATTCCACGTCGGCCATGGCCATCTTTGTTCCCACATCGACCCTAAACAGCATGCTGGACTTGCGAAAGCCCAACTCTCGGTCTTCAGCGAACTTGGCATGCATCTCGGCCAAAGGGATTTTACTTTTGTTCACGGCTTGATTACGAACCGTCTCGACGATATCTCCCTCTGTAGAGCTGGTGAAGGTCCGGAACCCGGTGTCGTAGAGGGTCAAGGACTGGCCGACCTCCGATAGAGGCAGACTGCTGTTGACAGTGGGGTAATGCAAGTCGGTGTCGCCAAAGACCTCTCGGGAGATGAGAGGCATGCCCCATTGACCGGTGCCGACCTGGGACTCCCACAAGGACGGGTCTGTGTTCACCCAGCTCACTTGGCTCACTTGTTCGCTCATTTCGCGTGTTGCAGTGAAATGCTTCTGCACGCCAACATCTAGCTTCAAATAATTTGGACTTGCAGAAAGTGTAATCAATGCAGAGTGTAGtgcctacttgtagctacagtaagtacTTTTACAGTAGGCACTTGCCAATAACTACAAGAGCAAAAGTACCAAGCTACATGTGACGAGACTGAACGAGACTTGTAGAACGCCTTTGTACCTGTGCCTCATCTATACCGTTAGTCGTAAGGGAATACATGGCACAGGCTGATTAAACATGAGTCGTAATCTACAAAGATCCAGACTGTGCAGTGTCATAACCGTAGCAAAACATGCTAGGCACCGCAATTACTAGTAGAGCATGTGTAAAAATCTTTCTTGAAAGGCAGGAACCTCTACGTACGTAAAGATCAATTGTATGGTACGTGCACCATTCAATTTGTCCTACGGTaatagctacagtatgtacttgtagctagcTAGCTGCAAAGAACGACACAAAGCTCACACCTCACCTTCATATTCctactacatactgtagccaGCACATCACGCAACAATAACTACTGGTCGGAGACGTTCGGACTAGGTCTTctgttctccttctcttaTTCACACAAACTCAAGAACTATGTAACTAAATACAACGATTCGAGTATTTCAGCGGACTCATGTGTAGCACTTTGGATCAGTCTATAACTAACCAAAGGCACACGCGTGGTGGTTAGCCACGCTCGCATCTATTACTCAAATCGCAGGTCCCAGTCAATCTTGGGACCGAGCTTGGGCAGCTGCTCAGCAACGTTCTGCACGTCCTtgtctcctcgtccagagaGACAGATGACCacgttcttgtccttgggcagcttcttggccagctccaTGGCACCGTGGATGGCGTGCGACGACTCAAGGGCGGGAATGATACCCTCCAGCTGGGTCAGCTGTCGGAAGGCGTTGAGAGCGTCGGCATCGGAGGCAGCAACAAACTCAACTCGGCCAGTATCCTTCCAGTAGGACAGCTCAGGACCGACACCGGGGTAGTCCAGACCAGCGGAGATAGAGTGTGTGTCCTGGATCTGACCATCGGCGTTCTGCAGAACGTAGGTCTTGACTCCCTGGAACACTCCGACCTGGCCCTTAGTGAGGGTAGCAGAGTGGGCGGGTGTATCAATaccgtctcctccagcctcGACACCAACAAGTCGCACAGACTTGTCGTTCTCGAAGGGAGCAAACATACCGGAGGAGTTGGATCCACCGCCGACACAGGCGACAACGGCATCAGGCAGAGCACCGTTGTTGAGGGCAGCAAactgctccttggtctcTCGGCCAATAACGGACTGAAGAGTTCGTACCAGAGTGGGGTAGGGGTGAGGGCCAATGGCAGAACCAATGACGTAGTGGGTTGACTCGAGGTTGGTGACCCAGAATCGCAGAGCCTCGTTGACGGCGTCTCGCAGAGTCTTGGAGccctcctcgaccttgaCAACCTCGGCACCAAGCATTCGCATACGGAACACGTTGAGAGACTGTCGTCGGGCGTCCTCAGCACCCATAAAGACCTTGCACTTCATGCCGAACTTGGCGGCAACAGTGGCGGTAGCAACACCGTGCTGGCCGGCTCCGGTCTCGGCAATGAGCTCTTTCTTGCCCAATCGCTTGGCAAGAATGACCTGACCGACGGcattgttgatcttgtgAGAACCGGTGTGGTTGAGGTCCTCTCGCTTGAGCCAGATCTTGGCTCCTCCGCAGTGCTCGGTGAGTCGCTCGGCCTcatggaaggaggagggtcGGTTCATGTAGGCAAAGTAGGATCGGAACTCCTCCCAGAAAGATTCATCAGCAAAGGCCTCCTCGACGCAAGTCTCGAGCTCCAGCAGACATCGGTGCAGAGACTCGGGTACGTACTGGCCTCCGTGAACACCGAATCGGGCAGGGTAGACAGACTTTCGCAGCACCTCGTCGGTGTTGACGGCCTGGGTAGTGTCGGACTTGTTTTCGTTGGACACAGCGGCAGAGGCTGCTCGTCCACCAGTCACAGACTGCAGGTACTTGGCGACAGCCTCGGGGGATCCGTTGGACTCCTCGATGGTGGCAATGATCTTGGATCCAATGACAATACCGTCGGCCAGGGGGGCCAGCTGGTTGAAGTGCTCCTGGGTGGACACTCCAAAGCCAACTGCCAGAGGCTTGCCTCCAGTGTACTTTCGGACCTTAGCCACGAGctcgtcaatgtcggtAGACAGCTTTCCGGTGGCGCCAGTGACGCCCATTCGCGAGACGACGTACATGAAAGAGTCGGTGATGGAAGCGAGGACCTCAAGACGGTCgttgggggtggtgggggcGACCAGAGGGACGTAAGACAGACCCTCACGAGTGCAGAGGCCTCTGAAAgcaacagcctcctccGGGGGAAGGTCGACGATAATGAAACCGTTGGCTCCAGCGTCTCGGGCAGCCTTGACAAACTTCTCGTCACCAAAATGGTGGATAGGGTTGTAGTAGCCCATGAGCACAATGGGGACGTGGACGCCCTTGGCTCGAGCCTGCTTGACAAGGTCCAGACACGAGTGGACGGTGACACCGTTGGCAAGAGCCACATTGTTGGCGGCCTGGATGGCAGGGCCGTCGGCAACAGGGTCGGTGAAGGGGATGCCGAGCTCAATCACGTCGGCTCCTCCGGTCTGGAGGCCCTCGAGAATGGGCACGGTTTTTTCAACAGAGGGGAATCCTGCGGTGACGAAGGTAACGAGGGCGGGACGGCCCTCCTTCTTGCACTGCTCGAAAGTGGCAGCCAGATGAGCAGACATTTTGTAGCGGTGTAGTGTGCGTGTGGAGTATAAGAGAGGTTTGATCTGGTATTGAAATTGGTGAAATTCTTAGACTCGGAGGTTAGGGGAGGATATAAAGGCTGATTTAGGCGCTAGTTTGTATGATACTGTTTCTGGGAAAGCAGATGGATCGATTTTAAGTGGTCGAAATAATATACTGATGGGAATTATACCAATTTAAGCCACTGAAATACTCCTTATGACTCTTGCACGAAATGTTGTGCCCCGGATATTCACCGCTTTTAGAGTTGCCGGCTGGGTCAGTCATAAACCCTGTTTGTCACCTTCTGAACTGCTCTCGTAACTGTAGGTTGAGTTCGTGTATTCAGTTATGAAAGTTACTGTAGCTGCTAGCAGAGCTTTCAAGGAGGTACCAATGTTGATAAGCACGTGTATTATACGAGTAGATCATGATGAAGTCAGTCTGTTACAATACACCACTCCATCTGGGTACTGTAATTATAAAAGATGCACCAAAAGCATGGTGTACTTGCGCACCTCATAGCACTGTCTGACGTGCATCGGCAACTCTctatacagtatgtaccagGCTGCGGCTGATCCTCTCCGAAGACAGAGCCATTGGGTGACAGAAGGTGACTAATATCATACCCCTGGTAGTGATCTGGCGGCGTAGGAGTTAACTGTTGACATTATGGGAGACATCAAGCGCTTGCTTGCTCAAACAAGTCTCCAGTGACGTGTATTGCACCCCTATCTTGTGCATATGCTGAACTAGTCCTGCCAGTCACGCTTACCATATTGCTCCGATAACGGCGTGCATGTGGGGTACACAATGGGGTTGAATGACCGCTGAATGGAGTAATTGTTGGTATTCTGAGATGCCACATACAAGCCGTGATGGTtgaataataataatataatTAATTATTGGATGGTAGTTTTTCTTTTATGTAGCCAGGCAAAATTTTCTTAGCTATAAATCGTGGTTGTTGTAGCCCACATCGTTATAAATgaactacagtatacaTTGCACAGTCGATACCCGAGCTTACTAAGTATAATAAGATATATGGCCGAATTATTTCCCTGTTGTTGCCTATACTAAAAGAGGGAGATAGATGGAAACATAGTCACTGGGTTGAGCAGCTGAAACAATTTTACCGCGGTAATGTAAGTCATAACCTGTACCAAATACCTAGGCGTAAAAAGAAGCACGCAAAAGATGCATGTTTACCCTACCGCGACAAGCTGGTTTATATAGAGCGGATAGGCCCAATTTTTTCCGCATCACAGCCAAAAAGAGTGAGTATCGACAACAGCACGAGGCTTCAAAGGATGAACGTATCACAGACCTGTACCGATCTCGGGGGTTGTATCCCAGGAACAGAGGAAATGATTGCCTAACGCTGACACAAATGAGAAATTTGTATTTCCCATGAGACTTTGAACTAACATAGATGAGTGATACTTCAGTAAAGTCAACTAAGACACCACTATATAGTTAACTATTTATTAATTATCCTACCAAGAAAACATAGCTACTATATGAGTCTTGTGCATTTTTGAGCCCGGAGAATCACATATACACGGTATACGCCACGAAAATCGATTGGATCTCTCTGAATAGTTAACGCCCAAAGTTGCTCGCCTCCTTCGTATTAATAACACTATTGGTGCATTACGTCACAAACCATCCCTGCAGATGTTGGGCGGTGATATACTGGGGGCTATAGTGTAGAAGGCAGATTAATAACCATGGAAATCAAGTAAAAGTGCTCATATAAACAACATCATCTGCCCTTAATTTattccttctcttctggaACACCTTCCTACATCCACCTCCAATTCCCCAACACGTGACTTATCTCGCATAGCGCGCATCAGTCCATCGGCGCTCAacactactgtagtctTTGCAACCccacaacaccatggaATCGGTATTCAGAATCATTCTGTTTATCATGCTCATGGGGCTGCTCATGTCGCCGGGGGGCAACCGCTACACGCCCCTCAGCCGCAAGGAGAAACGCCAACTTGAGCAACTTGTTGCCAACCACAAGTTCCAGGCAGACCGGCTCCGAAACCACAACGCTCACGACTACACCTTTGGCAACCTGACGGGGTTCACGTTTGGTTATACAAAGCCGCGCAAGGGAGACAAACGACAACAGCTGGGCTGTCGCGACGAGGGAGACAAGGTGTCGCTATTCCCACAGGACGTTCTCAACGAGGCCAGCTCATATTGGAAAAACGAAAAGGGACTGTATCTGCGCAACATTTCTGGCGTTGTGCGGGGCGACTGGACAGGTCCCGCGAACGACACACAGAAACTTCTCCACATCCCCATGCCAGTGTCGCAACAAAATTGGACGTGGCATCCTCACAACCACAGCGTTAGCATCACTCCTCTACCAATAGACCCCGATGACGACGGTGGCGACGAGGGAGAACAGCGGATAAATGGCAACATCACAGCCGTTGACGGTAAAGTTGAACTCGACTTCATTGATGCCATCCCCAGCTACGTTAATCAGCGCATTCTTAGCTCATACTTTGCTAACCACACTGTGCCAAAGGAGCTGGAAGCGTTTGCAGATGTGAACGTGGTCACGTGTACAGCCCAGCTAATGGGCCAGGAGTCCGACTCAGAACTCCACACGGTAGTGCTCCGGGGCTTGCATTTCAAGCACTCCGGAAACGTCATCATGACAACCCACTCAGCAAAGTTCTGGGGGTACGAGGCTCTAGCGGGCATGCTAGCGGAAATCATGCAAACGGCCGAccgatcacgtgaaagTACCGACGATGCCTTCAACActaccaaggaggccatgATGCCCATCATTGAGCGGCACCTGTCGATTATTGGAGACACAGATCAGGCTGTTCCTGTGTCGGAAatggagcaggaggccGCTGCGTCGTGCGAGTACATTGGTGTTTTGCACGTAGATTCCGTCGATGCTAATCAATACAGCGGAATAGACCTCCGAAACATTGAGTCAGAGCTTCAATACCCAGTGGGGCGTCCTCACAAGCGACCCCCAAGACTCCAAATGAGCGGAGTGTTGTACTCGCCTGATTGCGGCAAGAAAATGACCGTTGGAGACGCAAAGGGCCTACTTTGGAATGCCTCTTTGATGAAACAGAACCATGTGGTCGTGGCTGTCATCTTCCTTGGAATCATCAAcactctgctgctggcatTCCAGATGCAAAAGGCGTCGACCCCTTCTCTGTGCTCTCGGGTCAGCATCTGGTCGATTGGAGTTATGTCCATGATGGACGGATTCATGTGCATGTTTTCGCTCATGGCCATTCTTTACCGAACCCAGCCCCAGTTGCAGTTCACGGCTCTTGC from Yarrowia lipolytica chromosome 1F, complete sequence carries:
- a CDS encoding uncharacterized protein (Compare to YALI0F24871g, no similarity), which encodes MSEQVSQVSWVNTDPSLWESQVGTGQWGMPLISREVFGDTDLHYPTVNSSLPLSEVGQSLTLYDTGFRTFTSSTEGDIVETVRNQAVNKSKIPLAEMHAKFAEDRELGFRKSSMLFRVDVGTKMAMADVEWNHGDTEHVEDTNFATFRIMAHAKGNELIIENVAPQDPSLDPAYATTRDVFDKSLPSLHHVKQHDFKREITQVLFDNPAGTGKLATRLLVRTTGATHVVDLNANVQELFTSMVSTSYFDLRDDKYVDCDLQGDLYAGATADGTWRIHQLGTEPEAHPPIIAQGYDPRFEVLSDWKSIKLFDGGKKMALASRKGLRLYAMNKEDMGAEPTFVELFQQQHAGDVIMDMKRDPKYPNLLVVLSAVRMMIFDLNKDTPLQISRTMNLLSEDASIKLSMSLVEGKSIAIVHSQLSLQKIFYTYAYQNPAEPLLLEWTCDPYPIMLSTQTPINSTLLVEFPGAIDMLFDCDIDGCVVRKLLTSEPSKFQDYKPDPVWKFPGQYKNGKEQNVRVFSFEGYDEFMLPPPFPEPIGVSEIAGKLDGLIKTWHKEGCPGGRTSLAQLGADDTPSSIDEFGEMLGELQKHYSTSAVRIFPNVDPVKKYEELMSVYVTPSTDTSDRGNPLLGKYLIEYRIKTERMCRRLAATLCYLTCSVRRSKEDRGKEKDVPVHITKMLDDWVIGAPPKTNYDDWVEFGTRKNKRKAPTQQELLSQIVASRNTIPTLSLSSQAPSQRASLAPSSSHRSSLARVASQDTRRQSAGPSGSQGGSQKRSKRRKTLGGFR
- a CDS encoding uncharacterized protein (Compare to YALI0F24893g, similar to uniprot|P00931 Saccharomyces cerevisiae YGL026c TRP5 tryptophan synthase, similar to Saccharomyces cerevisiae TRP5 (YGL026C); ancestral locus Anc_4.92), producing the protein MSAHLAATFEQCKKEGRPALVTFVTAGFPSVEKTVPILEGLQTGGADVIELGIPFTDPVADGPAIQAANNVALANGVTVHSCLDLVKQARAKGVHVPIVLMGYYNPIHHFGDEKFVKAARDAGANGFIIVDLPPEEAVAFRGLCTREGLSYVPLVAPTTPNDRLEVLASITDSFMYVVSRMGVTGATGKLSTDIDELVAKVRKYTGGKPLAVGFGVSTQEHFNQLAPLADGIVIGSKIIATIEESNGSPEAVAKYLQSVTGGRAASAAVSNENKSDTTQAVNTDEVLRKSVYPARFGVHGGQYVPESLHRCLLELETCVEEAFADESFWEEFRSYFAYMNRPSSFHEAERLTEHCGGAKIWLKREDLNHTGSHKINNAVGQVILAKRLGKKELIAETGAGQHGVATATVAAKFGMKCKVFMGAEDARRQSLNVFRMRMLGAEVVKVEEGSKTLRDAVNEALRFWVTNLESTHYVIGSAIGPHPYPTLVRTLQSVIGRETKEQFAALNNGALPDAVVACVGGGSNSSGMFAPFENDKSVRLVGVEAGGDGIDTPAHSATLTKGQVGVFQGVKTYVLQNADGQIQDTHSISAGLDYPGVGPELSYWKDTGRVEFVAASDADALNAFRQLTQLEGIIPALESSHAIHGAMELAKKLPKDKNVVICLSGRGDKDVQNVAEQLPKLGPKIDWDLRFE
- a CDS encoding uncharacterized protein (Compare to YALI0F24783g, similar to uniprot|P38989 Saccharomyces cerevisiae YFR031c SMC2 chromosome segregation protein, similar to Saccharomyces cerevisiae SMC2 (YFR031C); ancestral locus Anc_7.186); protein product: MKVEELVIDGFKSYATRTVISGWDPQFNCITGLNGSGKSNILDAICFVLGITTMATVRAQNLQDLIYKRGQAGVTKASVTIVFDNSDTATSPIGFEKYAQISVTRQIVLGGTSKYLINGHRAQQQTVQHLFQSVQLNINNPNFLIMQGRITKVLNMKPAEVLALIEEAAGTRMYEDRKEKALKTMAKKDARRQESALLLEEEIKPKLDKLRQEKKSFLEYQHTQSDLERAIKLIVAHDYIMLTQGAQEMTAAIEAIVAEKEAKALAVEQNTHEMGVLEQDIAEVKARQAAEASKDTNVSVLQKQAKAASHEVVRLNTTIDLKRSQLTEEEDSLASLEATDRTEELQKRQAEVDASQRELDAQTQRLDSMTKALESKRELLQSLQTGIASSAGKESGYQRQLAEAREQANDSRVAIDRAQMRISHLTEALKRDAPKVAKAESQNQSVLDKLAGLREAKGALEAEVERLMAVPGADEDWTGKERECMSRIDALSARIDSEKRQASFSEFTYARPHANFSASSVKGFVAELLTIGDENMDKCIALQVAAGGKLFNVVVDNEITGKELLQRGRLKRRVTMIPLNKIAAEGLISAERLAVAQQVAPGRVGRALELVGYSDEVAKAMAYVFGGTLVCVDTETAKKCAYHPQIRAHCVTLEGDHYSPEGTLSGGSQQRSGDLLKKLTSINNLTQELEEARYDLSNIQKSMAQFSKVISERRQLENQLSIREHEIKTGEKQLESSSSASVLRKKQEQEAELHELQESLPTLNQKLEDAIALIGTIERDMADFGKNKGSKLEELAASVEEMAAEVAQHRSVVDEASAAHEDIQVSLEQFMSDITGMKDEAEALKEAIQATRGGLAQLETQQDEARALEASLTQQVEEMMAALHGMDEERRSLEATLQQKRDFHADALVAAKEAEHLHTRKMKELEDASKGATAMEAKYNWVAADAHLFGKPGSHYDYESVDIKQVRRAAGQLEERIKGLGHKVNDKVMNMIDNVEKKEATLRGMIKTIEKDKVKIEQTIVSLNEYKCKALTKTWKKVSEDFGQIFATLLPGSFAKLVLLEGKEITEGLEIKVMLGKIWKESLAELSGGQRSLVALSLILALLQFKPAPMYILDEVDAALDLNHTQNIGHLIKTRFKGSQFIVVSLKEGFFSNANRVFKARFQEGSSSVIAM